A genomic stretch from Leptodactylus fuscus isolate aLepFus1 chromosome 10, aLepFus1.hap2, whole genome shotgun sequence includes:
- the SLK gene encoding STE20-like serine/threonine-protein kinase isoform X4, which yields MSFFNFRKIFKLGGDKKKKQYEHVKRDQNPEEIWEIIGELGDGAFGKVYKAQNKETGILAAAKVIDTKSEDELEDYMVEIDILASCDHPHIVKLLDAFYYENNLWILIEFCAGGAVDAVMLELERPLTEPQIRVVCKQTLEALVYLHDNKIIHRDLKAGNILLTLDGDVKLADFGVSAKNTRTLQRRDSFIGTPYWMAPEVVMCETSKDRPYDFKADVWSLGVTLIEMAQIEPPHHELNPMRVLLKIAKSEPPTLAQPSRWSRDFNDFLRKCLEKNLDARWTTVQLLQHPFVSVVHNNKPLRELIAEAKAEVLEEVEESKEDEEEEETESSLPVPDSKRASSDLSIASLEDDKLSQNASTLETVSEAIVPPSVDNKVSEPEPKKEKVEEPLEVKKPVSPVVCKKDVEVPNADEKVVPENKDVAAVPVPEPSIEAKEPETVPSHPEEVAEEKPEKKDDVLPSEVKDNVVETPDEKEIQSEEENKKPDTVCEPEEGTSSNTKDELPQEQAPEEPKEESETQVKENGTSEEPVAEVLVSLADTNVSGEEVSEAPKISEEIKVSEQEPIEKPESSESPSVEDISQEKKEEASADDTQTVNEDKKVLETPDQVNHIAKDEVVVTPSPVVVEDKTPENDNQVPTDSEKETSTVPDKEPVQNQPEDKAVISGEGAATSEKEPQGSVPSISVISAEGEQKDNVKTETSSSGETEISKEGDSDSGTGSTADSGSMDLNLSISSFLSKGKESGSISLQDTRRQKKTLKKTRKFMVDGVEVSVTTSKIVTDNDAKSEEMRFLRRQELRELRLLQKEEQRAQQTLSNKLLQQREQIFRRFEQEMTNKKRQYDQDIENLEKQQKQTIERLELEHTVRLRDEAKRIKGEQERELSKFQNVLKNKKKEEQEFVLKQQQELDGSLKKIIHQQKMELATIERDCLSRKQQLMRAREAAIWELEERHLQEKHQLLKQQLKDQYFMQRHQLLKRHEKEMEQMQRYNQRLIEELKNKQTQERARLPKIQRSDAKTRMAMFKKSLRINSAGSPEQDREKIKQFAVQEEKRQKNERLAQHQKHENQMRDLQLQCDANIRELQQLQNEKCHLLIEHETQKLKELDEEHAQELKEWREKLRPRKKALEEEFARKLQEQELFFKMSGESECLNPTTQSRISKFYPIPSMHSTGS from the exons ATGTCTTTCTTTAACTTTCGTAAGATCTTTAAGCTTGGAGGGGACAAAAAGAAGAAGCAGTACGAACACGTCAAGAGGGATCAAAACCCGGAGGAGATCTGGGAGATCATAGGCGAGCTGGGGGATGGAGCCTTTGGAAAAGTTTATAAG GCCCAGAATAAAGAGACTGGCATATTGGCCGCAGCCAAAGTCATCGATACCAAATCTGAAGATGAACTTGAAGATTATATGGTGGAGATTGACATCTTGGCGTCTTGTGACCACCCACATATTGTTAAACTGCTGGATGCTTTTTATTATGAGAATAACCTGTGG ATTCTTATAGAGTTTTGTGCTGGAGGAGCCGTAGACGCTGTTATGCTCG AGCTGGAGCGCCCATTGACAGAGCCTCAGATCCGTGTGGTTTGTAAGCAGACCCTGGAAGCCCTGGTGTACTTACACGACAACAAAATTATCCACCGAGACCTTAAAGCAGGAAACATCCTCCTGACCCTTGATGGAGACGTCAAGCTGG CGGACTTTGGAGTGTCTGCTAAGAACACCAGAACATTACAGAGAAGAGACTCTTTCATCGGCACACCATACTG GATGGCCCCAGAAGTGGTGATGTGTGAGAcctctaaggacaggccatatgACTTCAAAGCTGACGTTTGGTCTTTGGGCGTTACTTTAATCGAGATGGCTCAGATTGAGCCCCCTCATCACGAGTTAAACCCTATGCGTGTCTTGTTAAAGATTGCTAAATCCGAGCCTCCGACATTAGCACAGCCATCGAGATG GTCAAGAGATTTTAATGATTTTCTGAGAAAATGCTTGGAGAAGAATCTGGACGCCCGATGGACTACGGTGCAGTTGCTGCAG CATCCATTCGTATCAGTGGTGCACAACAACAAACCATTGCGAGAGCTGATCGCAGAGGCCAAGGCTGAGGTCTTAGAAGAAGTGGAAGAAAgtaaagaggatgaagaggaggaggagactgagAGCTCCTTG CCTGTTCCAGACAGTAAAAGGGCTTCCTCAGACCTCAGCATTGCTAGCTTGGAAGATGATAAACTTTCCCAAAATGCCTCAACACTTGAAACAGTTTCTGAGGCAATCGTGCCTCCTTCAGTAGACAACAAAGTCTCCGAACCAGAACCCAAGAAGGAGAAAGTTGAGGAACCTCTTGAAGTTAAGAAACCAGTTAGTCCAGTTGTCTGCAAAAAAGACGTTGAAGTTCCAAATGCTGACGAGAAAGTCGTACCAGAAAACAAAGATGTGGCTGCTGTACCGGTGCCGGAACCATCTATTGAGGCTAAAGAACCAGAAACGGTGCCCTCACACCCTGAAGAGGTGGCTGAGGAGAAGCCAGAAAAGAAGGATGATGTCCTTCCATCTGAAGTTAAAGATAATGTTGTTGAAACACCTGATGAGAAGGAAATACAAAGTGAAGAGGAAAATAAGAAACCTGATACTGTATGTGAACCAGAAGAGGGTACGAGCTCCAACACCAAGGATGAGCTGCCTCAGGAGCAGGCTCCAGAAGAGCCGAAAGAAGAGTCCGAAACACAAGTTAAAGAAAACGGTACAAGCGAAGAACCAGTTGCTGAAGTTTTGGTTTCTTTGGCGGACACAAATGTTTCTGGTGAGGAAGTTTCTGAAGCTCCCAAAATATCAGAAGAGATAAAGGTCTCTGAGCAAGAACCTATTGAGAAACCAGAATCTTCAGAAAGTCCTTCTGTAGAAGATATTAGCCAGGAAAAGAAAGAGGAAGCTTCAGCAGATGACACACAAACTGTCAATGAAGATAAGAAAGTACTAGAAACCCCCGATCAAGTAAATCATATCGCTAAAGATGAAGTTGTTGTGACTCCATCACCGGTGGTGGTAGAAGACAAGACACCTGAGAACGACAACCAAGTTCCTACTGACTCTGAGAAAGAAACATCCACGGTTCCTGATAAAGAACCAGTGCAAAATCAGCCTGAGGACAAGGCTGTCATCTCAGGTGAAGGTGCCGCCACCTCAGAGAAGGAACCTCAAGGCAGTGTGCCCAGTATCAGTGTTATCTCTGCCGAAGGGGAACAGAAGGACAATGTGAAGACTGAGACCTCTTCTTCAGGAGAGACTGAGATTTCAAAGGAAGGCGATTCAGATTCTGGAACAGGGTCTACAGCTGACAGCGGAAGCATGGACCTCAACTTATCTATATCCAGCTTCCTGAGCAAGGGTAAGGAGTCCGGCTCCATCTCATTACAG GATACCAGAAGGCAGAAAAAGACACTGAAGAAGACTCGTAAGTTCATGGTCGATGGTGTGGAAGTGAGCGTCACAACCTCTAAGATAGTGACCGATAACGATGCCAAGAGCGAAGAGATGAGATTCCTCAG GCGACAAGAGCTGCGGGAACTCCGACTGCTGCAGAAAGAAGAACAGAGAGCTCAGCAAACCCTTAGTAACAAATTGCTGCAACAGAGAGAACAGATCTTCCGAAGATTTGAGCAGGAAATGACG AATAAAAAGCGACAGTATGATCAGGACATAGAAAACCTGGAGAAGCAGCAGAAGCAGACCATAGAGCGGCTGGAGCTGGAGCACACGGTGCGCTTGAGAGACGAGGCAAAGAGGATCAAGGGCGAGCAGGAGAGGGAGCTGTCCAAATTTCAGAATGtcctaaaaaacaaaaagaaagag GAACAAGAGTTTGTACTAAAGCAGCAGCAAGAGTTGGACGGATCCCTGAAGAAGATCATTCACCAGCAGAAGATGGAACTCGCCACCATCGAGAGGGACTGCTTGAGTCGCAAACAGCAGCTCATGAGAG CACGAGAGGCTGCTATTTGGGAACTTGAAGAACGTCATCTCCAGGAGAAGCATCAGCTACTGAAGCAGCAGCTGAAGGATCAGTATTTCATGCAGAGACATCAGCTTCTGAAGCGGCATGAGAAG GAAATGGAGCAGATGCAGCGGTATAACCAGAGGCTGATCGAGGAACTGAAGAACAAGCAAACACAAGAGAGGGCCCGGCTGCCCAAGATTCAGCGCAGCGACGCCAAGACCCGTATGGCCATGTTCAAGAAGAGTTTGAGGATTAATTCTGCCGGGTCTCCAGAGCAAGACAGAGAAAAGATTAAGCAG TTTGCTGTCCAAGAAGAGAAAAGACAGAAGAATGAAAGATTAGCCCAGCACCAGAAGCATGAGAACCAGATGCGGGATCTGCAGCTTCAATGTGACGCCAACATCCGGGAGTTACAACAGCTACAG AATGAGAAATGTCACCTGTTAATTGAACATGAAACCCAGAAGCTGAAGGAGCTGGATGAAGAGCATGCGCAGGAGCTGAAGGAATGGCGGGAGAAGCTAAGACCACGAAAAAAG GCACTTGAGGAAGAATTTGCAAGAAAACTTCAAGAACAAGAACTTTTCTTCAAAATGAGCGGCGAGTCCGAATGCCTTAACCCCACAACACAGAGCCGGATCTCCAAATTCTATCCTATACCAAGCATGCATTCAACCGGGTCTTAA